A window of Candidatus Methanoperedens sp. genomic DNA:
CATGTTTGGAATAGTCTGCAAAGGTCTTGAAGAACTCAATCACAATAAACAGCGTGAGAACGTTAGTAACTATTTTGTTAAAACCGCCATCGAGCGAGTCTATCGCAACAGTGCGAATATCAAGTAATATCCGCAGCATTCCTGCAATGAGAGCCAACAACAGTACATACAGGACGATGGTAATAATGGAATCAGTAATTTTTTTGAAAAATTTTGGATGGTCTATCATCTAAATACCATCATCAGAGCGAGTATGAGAAGAAGAATTATCAGAAAAATTTCAATCCTATTCAAGCTCATTTTTTTCAATAAGTTTGAGGATAAGCAGATTCAACACGGTTTCATCACAGGGCAACCAGTTTAGTTATTGATGCCGAGCATATATGATATTCTTCAGCTATTGCATGCATTGCTTCTGTTAATGCAGCCTGTGCATTCAATCCATTCGCTACAAATTCCTCTCTTTTTTCGCAAATATATGTCAGAATGTCGAGTGTATTCATAGTCTCAACTCTTCCTACTTGGCAGAAAATCCGCCGCGCAGGAACAGGTACATCTCCTTATCTTCCTGATTTAGTTCCGTAAATCCATCTTCGGGTGGATTGTGCCGTGTGCCGCAGGAGAGGGATTTTTTCATATTTTGTTTCTTTTC
This region includes:
- a CDS encoding phosphate-starvation-inducible PsiE family protein is translated as MIDHPKFFKKITDSIITIVLYVLLLALIAGMLRILLDIRTVAIDSLDGGFNKIVTNVLTLFIVIEFFKTFADYSKHERIKLTDISDVTILIAMREVTVGLYSRSFGYETIFALSALLLVLGVIRVLAVRYSPEKA